From Pseudonocardia autotrophica, one genomic window encodes:
- a CDS encoding cystathionine gamma-lyase codes for MNGDGTRCVRGGGHGAPEVGAPVHRGPVLTSTFHLGRPEQAEPGADFYARADNPTWREFEAAVGALDGGPCVVFPSGMAAIAAVLRGFTGPDRGVLLPSDGYYVARALADEELAPLGVGVAYCATAGDWIAAIEESRPGLVLLETPSNPGLEVCDVAAIAAAAHRIGAVVAVDNTTCTPLGQQPIALGADLVVASDTKALSGHGDLLLGHVSAADPVHAERIRAARTRGGAIPGPMETWLALRGLGTLDLRLARQAENARALAVALREHPTVRDVRWPGLADDPAHLLARTQMRRWNGVLRFTLPDVHAVSDFLARSTLVDSTTSFGGLRTAADRRARWGDAVPDGLVRLSCGVEDTDDLVADVLGALEAQ; via the coding sequence ATGAACGGCGACGGGACCAGGTGTGTGCGGGGCGGTGGGCACGGCGCACCGGAGGTCGGGGCCCCCGTGCACCGCGGGCCGGTGCTGACCAGCACCTTCCACCTCGGGCGGCCGGAGCAGGCAGAACCGGGCGCCGACTTCTACGCCCGCGCGGACAACCCGACGTGGCGCGAGTTCGAGGCCGCCGTCGGCGCGCTCGACGGCGGGCCGTGCGTCGTGTTCCCGAGCGGGATGGCGGCGATCGCGGCGGTGTTGCGCGGTTTCACCGGGCCGGATCGCGGCGTGCTGCTCCCCTCGGACGGCTACTACGTGGCCCGCGCGCTGGCCGACGAGGAGCTGGCGCCGCTGGGTGTCGGCGTCGCGTACTGCGCGACCGCCGGGGACTGGATCGCGGCGATCGAGGAGTCGCGGCCGGGGCTGGTGCTGCTGGAGACGCCGTCCAACCCGGGCCTGGAGGTGTGCGACGTGGCCGCGATCGCGGCCGCCGCGCACCGGATCGGTGCGGTCGTCGCGGTCGACAACACGACCTGCACACCGCTGGGACAGCAGCCGATCGCACTCGGCGCGGACCTGGTGGTCGCCTCGGACACCAAGGCGCTGTCCGGGCACGGGGACCTGCTGCTCGGACACGTCAGCGCCGCCGATCCGGTGCACGCCGAGCGGATCCGGGCCGCCCGGACCCGGGGCGGCGCGATCCCCGGCCCGATGGAGACCTGGCTGGCGCTGCGCGGGCTCGGCACCCTGGACCTGCGGCTGGCCCGGCAGGCGGAGAACGCCCGGGCGCTCGCGGTGGCGCTGCGCGAGCACCCCACGGTGCGCGACGTCCGCTGGCCCGGGCTGGCCGACGACCCGGCGCACCTGCTGGCGCGCACCCAGATGCGCCGCTGGAACGGCGTCCTGCGGTTCACCCTGCCCGACGTGCACGCCGTCTCGGACTTCCTGGCGCGCAGCACGCTGGTCGACTCGACGACGAGCTTCGGCGGGCTGCGTACCGCCGCGGACCGGCGGGCCCGCTGGGGCG
- a CDS encoding NAD(P)H-dependent glycerol-3-phosphate dehydrogenase, producing the protein MSVGERPVNEPVHDIVRVAVLGAGSWGTSFAKVLGDAGREVRLWARRSEVAETVNRTRQNPDYLPGVELPDRLRATADPAEALDGVDAVVLAVPSQSLRANLERWRDLIPDGVTLTSLAKGVELGTLKRMTEVIDDVTGVGVDRLAVVSGPNLAAEIAHEQPTATVIACADHSRAVALQTACATGYFRAYTNTDVIGAELGGAGKNVIALAVGVASGMGLGDNSRASLITRGLAEMSRLGMALGASPLTFAGLAGMGDLVATCSSPLSRNRTFGEQIGRGATLAEAEQANHGQVAEGVKSCLSICELGERNGVELPIADAVRRVCHEGMTAPQMAKELISRAPKPE; encoded by the coding sequence ATGAGCGTGGGCGAGCGTCCGGTGAACGAGCCCGTGCACGACATCGTCCGGGTCGCGGTGCTCGGTGCCGGGAGCTGGGGCACCTCGTTCGCGAAGGTGCTCGGCGACGCCGGTCGCGAGGTGCGGCTGTGGGCCCGTCGCAGCGAGGTGGCCGAGACCGTCAACCGGACCCGGCAGAACCCGGACTACCTGCCCGGCGTCGAGCTGCCGGACCGGCTGCGCGCCACCGCCGACCCGGCGGAGGCCCTCGACGGGGTCGACGCGGTGGTGCTGGCGGTGCCGTCGCAGTCGCTGCGCGCCAACCTGGAGCGCTGGCGCGATCTGATCCCGGACGGGGTGACGCTGACCAGCCTGGCCAAAGGCGTCGAGCTGGGCACCCTGAAGCGGATGACCGAGGTGATCGACGACGTCACCGGCGTCGGTGTGGACCGGCTCGCCGTGGTCTCCGGGCCGAACCTGGCCGCCGAGATCGCACACGAGCAGCCGACCGCCACCGTGATCGCCTGCGCCGACCACAGCCGCGCCGTGGCCCTGCAGACGGCGTGCGCGACCGGCTACTTCCGCGCCTACACCAATACCGACGTGATCGGCGCAGAGCTGGGGGGCGCCGGCAAGAACGTGATCGCGCTGGCGGTGGGCGTCGCGTCCGGGATGGGGCTCGGTGACAACTCGCGGGCGTCGCTGATCACCCGCGGGCTGGCCGAGATGTCCCGGCTGGGGATGGCACTGGGGGCGTCGCCGCTGACCTTCGCCGGACTCGCCGGGATGGGCGACCTGGTGGCGACCTGCTCGTCGCCGCTGTCGCGCAACCGCACCTTCGGCGAGCAGATCGGCCGCGGCGCGACACTCGCCGAGGCCGAGCAGGCCAACCACGGGCAGGTCGCCGAGGGCGTCAAGTCCTGCCTGTCGATCTGCGAGCTGGGCGAGCGGAACGGTGTCGAGCTGCCGATCGCGGACGCGGTGCGCCGGGTGTGCCACGAGGGGATGACGGCGCCGCAGATGGCGAAGGAACTGATCTCGCGGGCGCCGAAGCCCGAGTAG
- a CDS encoding lysophospholipid acyltransferase family protein, which yields MAREKGGFWVGLAATVFYPLGWLTGRQRYEGREHLPATGGALLVGNHISHLDPIHTALFVHTARRVPRFMAKNSLWDVPVLGSILRGSGQIPVFRDTADAQQSLAAGTQALADGKIVIIYPEGTITRDPDGWPMRSRTGVARMALASDVPIVPMVHWGTREVYDHYGKRFRPLPRTELVLRAGEPVDLSAYRGRPVDAGVLREVTDLIMSRVRDLLAQVRDEPAPAEFFRRGPEREAGR from the coding sequence GTGGCCCGCGAGAAGGGCGGATTCTGGGTCGGGCTCGCCGCGACCGTGTTCTACCCGCTGGGATGGCTGACCGGCCGGCAGCGCTACGAGGGCCGCGAGCACCTGCCCGCGACCGGTGGCGCGCTGCTGGTCGGGAACCACATCTCCCACCTGGACCCGATCCACACGGCGCTGTTCGTGCACACCGCGCGCCGGGTGCCGCGGTTCATGGCCAAGAACAGCCTGTGGGACGTCCCGGTGCTCGGGTCGATCCTGCGCGGCAGCGGGCAGATCCCGGTCTTCCGCGACACCGCCGACGCCCAGCAGAGTCTCGCGGCGGGCACCCAGGCACTCGCCGACGGCAAGATCGTCATCATCTACCCGGAGGGCACGATCACCCGGGACCCGGACGGCTGGCCGATGCGCTCGCGGACCGGTGTCGCCCGGATGGCACTCGCCTCGGACGTGCCGATCGTCCCGATGGTGCACTGGGGCACCCGGGAGGTCTACGACCACTACGGCAAGCGCTTCCGGCCGCTGCCGCGCACCGAGCTGGTGCTGCGGGCCGGGGAACCGGTGGACCTGTCCGCCTACCGCGGACGCCCGGTCGACGCCGGCGTGCTGCGCGAGGTCACCGACCTGATCATGAGCCGGGTGCGGGACCTGCTGGCGCAGGTGCGCGACGAGCCCGCACCGGCCGAGTTCTTCCGGCGCGGGCCGGAGCGGGAGGCCGGGCGATGA
- the cofC gene encoding 2-phospho-L-lactate guanylyltransferase — protein sequence MVRVTLRVDLVVPVKPLPKAKTRLRGAADGGVGELGAHQRLALALARDTVAAAVGATTVRRVLVISSDPAVAMEVGALGVEVVTDPGRGLNGALRHGAALLRSRDDDVMIGALQADLPALRPAELDDAVTTAARLFGSGEHRAFQPDAPGEGTTLLLVAPGHRLDPHFGGASAAAHRESGAVVLPGVRPGLRRDVDTVTDLDDAVRLGVGEWTRAVIDARDRLPQAGASGRPLPGALRCPKV from the coding sequence ATGGTCCGCGTGACCCTGCGGGTGGACCTGGTCGTGCCGGTGAAACCGTTGCCCAAGGCCAAGACCAGGCTGCGCGGCGCCGCCGACGGTGGCGTCGGCGAGCTCGGCGCGCACCAGCGGCTCGCGCTGGCGCTGGCCCGCGACACGGTCGCCGCCGCCGTCGGCGCGACGACGGTCCGCCGGGTGCTGGTGATCTCGTCCGATCCGGCCGTCGCGATGGAGGTCGGCGCGCTCGGCGTCGAGGTCGTCACCGATCCCGGCCGCGGGCTGAACGGGGCGCTGCGGCACGGTGCTGCGCTGCTGCGCTCACGCGACGACGACGTGATGATCGGCGCGCTGCAGGCCGACCTGCCTGCGCTGCGCCCCGCCGAGCTCGACGACGCCGTCACCACCGCTGCCCGGCTGTTCGGCTCGGGCGAGCACCGGGCGTTCCAGCCCGACGCCCCCGGTGAGGGCACCACCCTGCTGCTCGTCGCCCCCGGCCACCGGCTCGATCCGCACTTCGGCGGCGCCTCGGCGGCGGCGCACCGCGAATCCGGGGCGGTCGTGCTGCCCGGTGTGCGGCCCGGCCTGCGCCGCGACGTCGACACCGTCACCGATCTCGACGACGCCGTCCGCCTCGGCGTCGGGGAGTGGACCCGGGCGGTGATCGACGCCCGGGACAGGTTGCCGCAGGCCGGAGCGTCCGGCAGGCCGCTGCCCGGGGCACTGCGCTGCCCGAAGGTGTGA
- a CDS encoding RNA degradosome polyphosphate kinase, with protein MSDDAAAPNGRNGSSQHGGPAHSGARPGARRAPRPASRRVHTANRAVADQVSPEQPVAAEIPAQQTPAPPAAPTPQPGAAPIAPPAGATTPASSVPDVLPEDRYLNRELSWLDFNARVLALAEDSSQPLLERAKFLAIFASNLDEFYMVRVAGLKRRDETGLSVRSADGLTPRQQLARITERSRALSRAHAEVFMEELRPELASAGVHIRAWDDLTDAERLRLSDYFSESVFPVLTPLAVDPAHPFPYISGLSLNLAVTVRDPEGRTERFARVKVPNNVPRLVTVDPPNTDTRAGNRTVTFLPIEDLIAAHLGDLFTGMDVAEVHPFRVTRNADLEVEEDRDEDLLQALERELARRRFGPPVRLEVLDTMSEHVLELLLRELDVDPNDVVTVPGLLDLTGLWQVHGVNRPDLKDEPFRPATHPAFAERETPRSVFATLREGDVLVHHPYDSFSTSVQRFIEQAAADPGVLAIKQTLYRTSGDSPIVNALIDAAEAGKQVVALVEIKARFDEQANIRWARQLEKAGVHVVYGLVGLKTHCKTALVVRQEGSEIRRYCHIGTGNYNPKTARLYEDIGVLTADPTIGADLTDLFNSLTGYSRQTSYRSLLVAPYGVRRGIVRRIDDEIEAHHSGEPGARVRIKVNSLVDEAVIDACYRASQAGVPVDIVVRGICAMIPGRPGLSENVTIRSLLGPFLEHSRVLHFGAADEYWIGSADMMHRNLDRRVEVMLRVTDPKLAGQLGGMFDSCLDPATRCWTLGPDGVWSPSPAPGSSNIRVRDHQVEMMNSRRGSAED; from the coding sequence GTGAGTGACGACGCGGCAGCACCGAACGGGCGGAACGGCTCGTCCCAGCACGGCGGCCCCGCCCACTCCGGGGCCCGGCCGGGTGCCCGGCGGGCCCCGCGTCCCGCGTCCCGCCGGGTGCACACCGCGAACCGCGCCGTCGCCGACCAGGTGAGCCCGGAGCAGCCGGTAGCGGCCGAGATCCCGGCCCAGCAGACCCCCGCACCGCCGGCGGCGCCGACCCCGCAGCCCGGTGCCGCCCCGATCGCGCCGCCCGCCGGGGCGACCACGCCGGCGTCGTCGGTGCCGGACGTGCTGCCCGAGGACCGCTACCTCAATCGCGAGCTGTCCTGGCTCGACTTCAACGCCCGGGTGCTGGCACTCGCCGAGGACTCCAGCCAGCCGCTGCTCGAACGCGCCAAGTTCCTGGCCATCTTCGCCTCCAACCTGGACGAGTTCTACATGGTCCGGGTGGCCGGCCTGAAGCGCCGCGACGAGACCGGCCTGAGCGTGCGCAGCGCCGACGGTCTCACCCCGCGCCAGCAGCTGGCCCGGATCACCGAGCGGTCCCGGGCACTGTCCCGGGCACACGCCGAGGTGTTCATGGAGGAGCTGCGGCCCGAGCTGGCATCGGCGGGCGTGCACATCAGGGCCTGGGACGATCTGACCGACGCCGAGCGGCTGCGGCTGAGTGACTACTTCTCCGAGTCGGTCTTCCCGGTGCTGACACCGCTCGCCGTGGACCCGGCGCACCCGTTCCCCTACATCTCCGGGCTGTCGCTGAACCTGGCGGTCACCGTCCGCGACCCGGAGGGCCGGACCGAGCGCTTCGCCCGGGTGAAGGTCCCGAACAACGTGCCACGCCTGGTGACCGTCGACCCGCCGAACACCGACACCCGCGCCGGCAACCGCACCGTCACGTTCCTGCCGATCGAGGACCTCATCGCGGCGCACCTCGGTGACCTGTTCACCGGCATGGACGTCGCCGAGGTCCATCCGTTCCGGGTCACCCGCAACGCCGACCTGGAGGTCGAGGAGGACCGCGACGAGGACCTGCTGCAGGCCCTCGAACGCGAGCTGGCCCGTCGCCGGTTCGGGCCGCCGGTCCGGCTCGAGGTGCTCGACACGATGTCCGAGCACGTCCTGGAGCTGCTGCTGCGCGAGCTCGACGTGGACCCGAACGACGTCGTCACGGTGCCCGGGCTGCTCGACCTGACCGGACTCTGGCAGGTGCACGGGGTCAATCGGCCGGATCTGAAGGACGAGCCGTTCCGTCCGGCCACGCACCCGGCGTTCGCCGAGCGGGAGACGCCGCGCAGCGTGTTCGCGACGCTGCGCGAGGGCGACGTGCTGGTGCACCACCCCTACGACTCGTTCTCGACGTCGGTGCAGCGGTTCATAGAGCAGGCAGCCGCCGACCCGGGCGTGCTGGCGATCAAGCAGACGCTGTACCGGACCTCCGGCGACTCGCCGATCGTGAACGCACTGATCGACGCCGCCGAGGCCGGCAAGCAGGTCGTCGCGCTGGTCGAGATCAAGGCCCGGTTCGACGAGCAGGCCAACATCCGCTGGGCCCGCCAGCTGGAGAAGGCCGGCGTGCACGTCGTCTACGGGCTGGTCGGGCTCAAGACGCACTGCAAGACGGCGCTGGTCGTCCGGCAGGAGGGCTCGGAGATCCGCCGCTACTGCCACATCGGCACCGGCAACTACAACCCGAAGACGGCGCGGCTCTACGAGGACATCGGCGTGCTCACCGCCGATCCGACGATCGGCGCCGACCTCACCGACCTGTTCAACTCGCTGACCGGCTACTCCCGGCAGACCTCGTACCGCAGCCTGCTCGTCGCGCCCTACGGCGTGCGCCGCGGCATCGTGCGCCGGATCGACGACGAGATCGAGGCGCACCACTCCGGCGAGCCCGGCGCACGCGTCCGGATCAAGGTGAACTCGCTGGTCGACGAGGCCGTGATCGATGCCTGCTACCGGGCGTCGCAGGCCGGGGTGCCGGTCGACATCGTGGTCCGCGGCATCTGCGCGATGATCCCGGGGCGGCCGGGGCTGTCGGAGAACGTGACGATCCGCTCGCTGCTCGGGCCGTTCCTGGAACACTCCCGGGTGCTGCACTTCGGTGCCGCCGACGAGTACTGGATCGGCTCGGCGGACATGATGCACCGCAACCTCGATCGTCGCGTCGAGGTGATGCTGCGGGTGACCGATCCGAAGCTGGCCGGCCAGCTCGGGGGCATGTTCGACTCCTGCCTCGATCCGGCCACCCGATGCTGGACGCTCGGGCCGGACGGGGTCTGGTCGCCGTCACCGGCGCCCGGGTCGTCCAACATCCGGGTCCGCGACCACCAGGTCGAGATGATGAACTCGCGCCGCGGCTCGGCCGAGGACTGA
- a CDS encoding NUDIX hydrolase codes for MTFLSRLRTDGAEVDPAGLADVVAAGTVPYRRLPGGELQIALVHRPRYDDWTLPKGHQDPGESLTATALRETTEEARLDCRLGARLGHTTYQVPGRGRKVVHYWAAEAVGDHGFTANDETDALRWVSPAEATAQLTHGHDKRLVTRLAAAGVPSSTVVLVRHAKAGSRTAWEGDDDLRPLSGTGHTQAGKLAGFLPRFGPDRLFTAPPLRCGQTVAPFAGKSGLGSGRADDLPVEPLVGENGYWDDPDAGRARFRALAAQPGVTLISSQGGVIPDVVAELLAGAGVGGSGVGGSGGSGAGGPGSSSGSSGGVEVPSHKASTWLLGFDTEMNLLFADYYRRPSP; via the coding sequence ATGACGTTCCTCAGCCGGCTGCGCACCGACGGCGCCGAGGTCGACCCGGCGGGCCTCGCCGACGTCGTCGCCGCCGGGACGGTCCCCTACCGGCGGCTGCCCGGCGGCGAACTGCAGATCGCCCTGGTGCACCGGCCGCGCTACGACGACTGGACGCTGCCCAAAGGGCATCAGGATCCGGGCGAGTCGCTGACGGCGACCGCGCTCCGCGAGACCACCGAGGAGGCCCGGCTGGACTGCCGGCTCGGTGCGCGGCTCGGACACACCACCTATCAGGTGCCCGGCCGTGGCCGGAAGGTCGTGCACTACTGGGCGGCCGAGGCGGTCGGCGACCACGGCTTCACCGCCAACGACGAGACCGACGCGCTGCGGTGGGTCTCCCCCGCCGAGGCGACGGCGCAGCTCACCCACGGGCACGACAAGAGGCTGGTGACCCGGCTCGCCGCCGCCGGGGTGCCGTCGTCGACGGTGGTGCTGGTGCGGCATGCGAAGGCCGGCAGCCGCACCGCCTGGGAGGGCGACGACGACCTGCGCCCGCTGTCCGGGACCGGGCACACCCAGGCCGGCAAGCTCGCCGGGTTCCTGCCCCGGTTCGGCCCGGACCGGCTGTTCACGGCGCCGCCGTTGCGCTGCGGGCAGACCGTCGCACCGTTCGCCGGGAAGAGCGGACTGGGCTCCGGCCGGGCCGACGACCTCCCGGTCGAGCCGCTGGTCGGCGAGAACGGCTACTGGGACGATCCCGACGCCGGGCGTGCCCGGTTCCGCGCGCTGGCCGCGCAGCCCGGGGTGACGCTGATCAGCAGCCAGGGCGGGGTGATCCCGGACGTCGTGGCGGAGCTCCTCGCCGGGGCCGGCGTCGGTGGCAGCGGCGTCGGTGGCAGCGGCGGTAGCGGCGCCGGCGGCCCTGGCAGCAGCAGTGGCAGCAGCGGCGGCGTCGAGGTCCCCTCGCACAAGGCGAGCACCTGGCTGCTGGGCTTCGACACCGAGATGAACCTGCTGTTCGCCGACTACTACCGCCGCCCCTCCCCCTGA
- a CDS encoding endonuclease domain-containing protein — protein MEPFRGSVAVARGRLTKGMLRGPGFRRLFPDVYVHASVQVTSLVLARAAALVADRAGGVAAGFSAAELLGASCGPLQAPAEVLAPGRIRSRNDLVARRGEVTGSGLADGARVTSPLRTAWDLVRRLGQVDAVVALDALAARRDRPTFVPHPPGVPPHPDLIALSRLRSRSLGFAPDDLLRWRDTHPGARGCAGLDRIVALADPRAESPPETRLRLLLVLAGMPAPQVQYRLAVEGRTVRFDLAYPEALLAIEYDGSDHDDPLDRARDVRTSALGWHTLRITAADLTRTPDRTLTVIRTLHQRRSQMLRAERHTSAPRP, from the coding sequence ATGGAACCGTTCCGCGGGAGCGTGGCCGTCGCCCGCGGCAGGCTGACGAAGGGGATGTTGCGCGGTCCGGGTTTCCGGCGGCTCTTCCCGGACGTCTACGTGCACGCGTCCGTGCAGGTCACGTCGCTCGTGCTGGCCAGGGCGGCGGCGTTGGTCGCCGACCGGGCCGGCGGCGTCGCGGCCGGGTTCTCCGCCGCCGAACTGCTGGGAGCCTCCTGCGGGCCGCTGCAGGCGCCGGCCGAGGTCCTCGCGCCCGGGCGGATCCGGTCGCGCAACGATCTCGTCGCCCGCCGGGGTGAGGTCACCGGTTCCGGGCTCGCCGACGGCGCGAGAGTCACCTCACCGCTGCGCACCGCCTGGGACCTGGTGCGACGGCTCGGGCAGGTCGACGCCGTCGTCGCGCTCGACGCACTCGCGGCCCGCCGGGACCGACCCACCTTCGTCCCGCACCCACCGGGGGTGCCGCCACATCCCGACCTGATCGCGCTGTCCCGGCTGCGGTCCCGCAGCCTCGGGTTCGCCCCGGACGACCTGCTGCGGTGGCGGGACACCCATCCGGGCGCGCGGGGCTGCGCCGGGCTCGACCGGATCGTCGCACTGGCGGATCCACGCGCGGAGTCACCGCCGGAGACCAGGCTGCGGCTGCTCCTCGTCCTGGCGGGGATGCCCGCACCGCAGGTGCAGTACCGGCTCGCCGTCGAGGGCCGGACGGTCCGCTTCGACCTCGCCTACCCGGAGGCGCTGCTGGCGATCGAGTACGACGGCAGCGACCACGACGACCCTCTGGACCGCGCCCGGGACGTCCGCACCTCGGCGCTGGGCTGGCACACCCTGCGGATCACCGCCGCCGACCTCACCCGCACCCCCGACCGGACCCTCACCGTGATCCGCACCCTCCACCAGCGCCGCAGCCAAATGCTGCGCGCCGAGAGGCACACCAGCGCCCCCCGACCATGA
- a CDS encoding HU family DNA-binding protein yields the protein MNKAQLVDALTARLGDRRAASAAVDAMVDVIVDTVGSGGSVTLTGFGVFEPRRRAPRTARNPRTGETVPVGETIVPAFRPGAAFKDRVAASEAAAAGATSAPRRAPRERAASAGVAAPAKPAATKPAAARTAAAKSGGAKPGAAKSGAAKSGAAKPAAAKSGAAKPAAAKSGAAKPAAAQSGTATSGAKPAATKSGAAKPTAATSRAATSRAATSAAAKPTAKKPAAKKPPAQ from the coding sequence ATGAACAAGGCTCAGCTCGTCGATGCGCTGACCGCCCGGCTCGGTGACCGTCGGGCCGCCTCCGCCGCGGTGGATGCGATGGTCGACGTCATCGTGGACACCGTCGGTTCGGGCGGCTCGGTCACGCTGACCGGGTTCGGCGTGTTCGAGCCACGCCGGCGCGCGCCCCGGACCGCACGCAACCCGCGGACCGGGGAGACCGTCCCGGTGGGGGAGACGATCGTCCCGGCGTTCCGGCCGGGTGCCGCCTTCAAGGACCGGGTGGCCGCGAGCGAGGCCGCCGCCGCGGGCGCGACGAGCGCCCCCCGGCGCGCCCCGCGCGAGCGCGCGGCCTCCGCCGGGGTCGCGGCCCCGGCGAAGCCCGCCGCCACGAAGCCTGCCGCTGCGAGAACTGCCGCTGCGAAGTCCGGTGGCGCGAAGCCCGGCGCTGCAAAGTCGGGTGCCGCGAAGTCCGGCGCTGCGAAGCCCGCGGCCGCGAAGTCCGGCGCTGCGAAGCCCGCGGCCGCGAAGTCCGGCGCTGCGAAGCCCGCCGCTGCACAGTCGGGCACTGCGACGTCCGGCGCGAAGCCCGCGGCCACGAAGTCCGGTGCCGCGAAGCCCACAGCCGCAACGTCCCGCGCTGCAACGTCCCGCGCTGCGACGTCTGCCGCAGCGAAGCCCACGGCGAAGAAGCCTGCCGCCAAGAAGCCCCCCGCGCAGTAA
- the leuD gene encoding 3-isopropylmalate dehydratase small subunit yields the protein MEKFDSHTGIGVPLRWSNVDTDQIIPAVYLKRVTRTGFDDGLFSAWRQDPSFVLNNEPFDRGSVLVAGPDFGTGSSREHAVWALMDYGFRVVISSRFADIFRGNSAKAGLVAAQVEQPDVELIWKKLENEPGTQVAVDLRERSVQAGDLTVAFTIDDYARWRLLEGLDDIGLTLRHEDAITAFEGTRPDRMPRTTV from the coding sequence ATGGAGAAGTTCGACTCCCACACCGGGATCGGCGTACCGCTGCGCTGGTCCAACGTGGACACCGACCAGATCATCCCGGCCGTCTACCTGAAGCGGGTCACCCGCACCGGTTTCGACGACGGCCTGTTCTCCGCCTGGCGACAGGACCCGTCGTTCGTGCTGAACAACGAGCCGTTCGACCGTGGCTCGGTGCTCGTCGCGGGGCCGGACTTCGGCACCGGGTCGTCCCGGGAGCACGCCGTCTGGGCGCTGATGGACTACGGCTTCCGGGTCGTGATCTCGTCCCGCTTCGCCGACATCTTCCGCGGCAACTCGGCCAAGGCCGGTCTCGTTGCGGCCCAGGTGGAACAGCCGGACGTCGAGCTGATCTGGAAGAAGCTGGAGAACGAGCCGGGCACCCAGGTGGCCGTCGACCTCCGGGAGCGTTCGGTGCAGGCGGGCGACCTGACCGTCGCCTTCACGATCGACGACTACGCCCGGTGGCGGCTGCTCGAGGGGCTCGACGACATCGGGCTGACCCTGCGTCACGAGGACGCGATCACTGCGTTCGAGGGAACCCGGCCCGATCGGATGCCCCGCACCACCGTGTGA